TGCCCAGGCGGATGTCTCCGATTTCTCAGAATATCTTTTTGGACTTATCTTCGATAGCTTGCATGAAGCCAATAGCTCAGCCTTGCAGTGCTTCGCTGCCTCCTTGCGTTATACCGCTCGTTCCGGTTCTTACTTCAGGGATGTGGATACCGGCTTCAAGAAATTTATCAAACCGACGGGCCATGCGGACCTGATGCAACACTTTGTGTGCAAAGAGCCCAATAACTGCGTGTGGGACAAACTGCCTATCGCCCTGCAGGAAGTTGCTATTCCGTTTGAAGAGCTGCCGAACTGGATTGCGGATGTGCGCCAGATTATCGCTCATAGCGAGCGCACTTGCTTCCCGTTGAATGGTATCTATTTCCGCTTCGGAAAAGCTTCTGATAGTTATTTGGGGATGAGTGCCGGACGAGATACTGCTTTTGTGGGTATCGAGTATACTTTGCGCCAGCGTGGAGAAGCGGTACCCAAGAATTACTTTGTGAACCTGGAAATTGAGCAGATGTCACTGCGCAAGTATGGCGCCAGGCCTCACTGGGGTAAGAATTCAGTGGCAATCTTTGAAGATATGCCATCACGTTTCCCTAAGTGGTCTCAATTCCTGGATGCCAAAGCAGAGCTGGATCCAAATAACGTCTTTACCAATCCCTTCTGGGAGAGGGTGAGTGGACAGGACCCCCTGGAAAACTACCTGACACCAGAGTGTAATGCGGATGGCCAATGCTATTGCAGAACTGATGCCCACTGTGAATCCGGTGCGACTTGTCAGGCGGGTAATTGGTACTCTGACGCACGTATCTGTAAGGCGGAATAGTCGCTATTTATTGAGTTATGGAAGGGGGTAGTGCTAAGCGCTATCCCCTTTTTATTTATATGTACCGTCTAAATAAATAGATTGCTCTAGGAAATATGTTCTTTGATGAGCAGACTAAATTGCTCAGGATTTTCCAGCGGAAGCATATGATTTGCTGAAAAGACATCAACTAGCTTGGAGTTAGGAATATGGGCTGCTGCGGATTTGGATACTATTCGAAAGAGTGACCTGGTATCTCTGCCAAAGGCAACAGTGGTTGGGAGCTGGATTCTCGAAAGATTAGTTTTATCCAGGGGGGGCTGTTCAGATTGACTTAATTGTAGCGGGAGGGTGTGGGCGTTTTCCAGTTGTTGGGTGCGGTATTTTTGTGACTGGGAGGAAAAATACCCGACTTTATTGCCGGACCCATCAATTAAAGACTCTACCGCCTCTTCGAGATTCCCATTAGAAACGCTCTGAAATACCTTGCCAAACATGGCCTCGGCATCTTGCATATACTCAGCCATCTCTTCGCTATCCAGGTGTCCCGGATATCCTGGTTCATAGAGAAATAGGCTTTTAAACAGGGTGGGGGACTTAATAGCCGCATTTAAGGCTACATCGGCTCCATAGGACCAGGCTGCTAGATGCACGGGCTTATGGGTCTTCACTCTAATATATGAAATAAGATCTTCGGCATGAGTATCAATTCCAAAATTACCAGTTAA
This DNA window, taken from Microbulbifer sp. GL-2, encodes the following:
- a CDS encoding D-arabinono-1,4-lactone oxidase; translated protein: MLRWVTNILCVAGLFTAAGASAAQLPPPIDVPEVMKNYQGTQDCFPGVIYDPSSIEEVQDIVRDAAAQGRKVMAGTRRFNSQIDAACAGNGEVQVTLKNMDQVVSLDKETRLVTVQAGMRFSDLTAYLREHELSVPMVTELAIFTIGGMLGSGTHGSTFTQKSNMISDYVTELKIVDGKGNLRVLNGEMLNAARVNLGVLGIVVEVTIEAEPGYKVQAKVKGHRDDEDLENVILDLARDNHSANVAWFPGLGRYTVTTYNKVPLDSKGNAYNAQADVSDFSEYLFGLIFDSLHEANSSALQCFAASLRYTARSGSYFRDVDTGFKKFIKPTGHADLMQHFVCKEPNNCVWDKLPIALQEVAIPFEELPNWIADVRQIIAHSERTCFPLNGIYFRFGKASDSYLGMSAGRDTAFVGIEYTLRQRGEAVPKNYFVNLEIEQMSLRKYGARPHWGKNSVAIFEDMPSRFPKWSQFLDAKAELDPNNVFTNPFWERVSGQDPLENYLTPECNADGQCYCRTDAHCESGATCQAGNWYSDARICKAE
- a CDS encoding alpha/beta fold hydrolase → MKNNSETNNKTQNMDQSQMKSGDTLVLLHGALADERMWEPYIQLLSKEFRVISFTQRYFGVNGRDLTGNFGIDTHAEDLISYIRVKTHKPVHLAAWSYGADVALNAAIKSPTLFKSLFLYEPGYPGHLDSEEMAEYMQDAEAMFGKVFQSVSNGNLEEAVESLIDGSGNKVGYFSSQSQKYRTQQLENAHTLPLQLSQSEQPPLDKTNLSRIQLPTTVAFGRDTRSLFRIVSKSAAAHIPNSKLVDVFSANHMLPLENPEQFSLLIKEHIS